A genomic stretch from Sphingomonas faeni includes:
- the grpE gene encoding nucleotide exchange factor GrpE — MSDTDQNAPADLREETAEDAPEVAANDRVAELENQLAEAKQNVLYAQAEIQNVRRRAEKEAQDARAYAATAFARDVLSVADNLARGLSAIPADLRADDKMKGLVTGLEATGRELESVFQRHGITKIVSEGQMLDPNKHQAMMEIPSDQPAGTIVQEMQVGYMIKDRLLRPAMVGVAKAG, encoded by the coding sequence ATGTCCGATACCGATCAGAACGCTCCTGCCGACCTGCGCGAAGAGACCGCCGAAGACGCGCCCGAAGTCGCGGCGAACGACCGCGTCGCCGAGCTCGAGAACCAGCTGGCGGAAGCCAAGCAGAACGTCCTGTACGCTCAGGCCGAGATCCAGAACGTCCGCCGCCGCGCCGAGAAGGAAGCGCAGGACGCCCGCGCCTATGCCGCGACGGCGTTCGCACGCGACGTGCTGTCGGTTGCCGACAACCTCGCGCGCGGCCTATCGGCGATCCCCGCGGATCTGCGCGCGGACGACAAGATGAAGGGGCTCGTCACCGGCCTCGAAGCGACCGGTCGCGAGCTGGAGAGCGTGTTCCAGCGCCACGGCATCACCAAGATCGTCTCGGAGGGCCAGATGCTCGACCCGAACAAGCATCAGGCGATGATGGAAATCCCGAGCGACCAGCCTGCGGGCACGATCGTCCAGGAGATGCAGGTCGGCTACATGATCAAGGACCGCCTGCTGCGTCCGGCCATGGTCGGCGTCGCTAAGGCTGGGTAA
- a CDS encoding EAL domain-containing protein, giving the protein MISVTKPDGSRSGGCVGCRDGAGLSFAFSMAFQPIVDVETETVFAYEALVRGPEGQSAASVLGQVDPANLYAFDQQCRVRAIEASVKAGLLDTSARLSINFLPNAVYSPAACIQLTLKTAAAVGMPIDRLIFEFTENEEMLDPTHVANIIATYQKMGFGTALDDFGAGHAGLNLLARFQPDIIKLDMELIRDIDTSLPRRMIVEGMLKMCAGLGIAVIAEGVETEGEYDALRALGVRYIQGYLLAKPAFEALPAVNWPKKQLIAV; this is encoded by the coding sequence ATGATATCAGTAACCAAACCCGATGGTTCTCGGTCCGGTGGCTGCGTCGGATGCCGCGACGGTGCCGGCCTGTCGTTCGCCTTTTCGATGGCGTTCCAGCCGATCGTGGACGTCGAAACCGAGACCGTCTTTGCGTACGAGGCGCTCGTGCGCGGGCCCGAAGGCCAGTCGGCGGCGAGCGTTCTAGGTCAGGTCGATCCGGCGAACCTCTACGCGTTCGACCAGCAATGCCGGGTGCGGGCGATCGAGGCGTCGGTGAAGGCCGGGCTGCTCGATACGTCGGCGCGGCTGTCGATCAATTTTCTCCCGAACGCCGTGTATTCACCCGCCGCGTGCATCCAGTTGACGTTGAAGACTGCGGCTGCGGTCGGGATGCCTATCGACCGGTTGATCTTCGAGTTCACCGAGAACGAGGAGATGCTCGATCCCACGCATGTCGCGAACATCATCGCGACGTATCAGAAGATGGGCTTCGGCACCGCACTCGACGATTTCGGGGCGGGGCATGCCGGGTTGAACCTGCTCGCGCGGTTCCAGCCAGATATCATCAAGCTCGACATGGAGCTGATCCGCGACATCGACACGAGCCTGCCGCGGCGGATGATCGTCGAGGGCATGCTGAAGATGTGCGCCGGGCTGGGGATCGCGGTGATCGCCGAGGGGGTTGAGACCGAAGGCGAATACGATGCCCTGCGCGCGCTGGGCGTGCGGTACATCCAGGGGTATCTGCTGGCGAAACCGGCGTTCGAGGCGTTGCCGGCGGTGAATTGGCCTAAGAAGCAGCTGATCGCCGTTTGA
- the rdgB gene encoding RdgB/HAM1 family non-canonical purine NTP pyrophosphatase, which yields MSGEGKEPQAIRKLAPGKLVIASHNKGKVREIAALLEGRGLEVVSAAELDLPEPIETGTTFFANAELKARSAADLSGYPALADDSGLCVDALGGDPGVYTADWAETPNGRDWMMAMQKVEDAVVAKGPDVTRGAHFVSVLALAWPDGHVEWFEGRAEGTLTWPPRGNVGFGYDPVFVPLGYNQTYAELPHETKNAISHRNEAFKLLEAAVF from the coding sequence GTGAGCGGCGAGGGCAAGGAGCCGCAGGCGATCCGCAAGCTTGCACCCGGCAAGCTGGTCATCGCCAGCCACAACAAGGGCAAGGTTCGCGAGATCGCCGCGTTGCTCGAAGGCCGCGGACTCGAAGTCGTCTCCGCCGCCGAGCTCGACCTGCCTGAGCCGATCGAGACGGGCACCACCTTCTTCGCGAACGCCGAACTTAAGGCGCGCTCGGCTGCCGACCTGTCGGGTTACCCAGCGCTCGCCGACGACAGCGGGCTGTGCGTCGATGCGCTGGGCGGTGACCCGGGCGTCTACACCGCCGACTGGGCGGAAACGCCGAACGGTCGCGACTGGATGATGGCGATGCAGAAGGTCGAGGACGCGGTTGTCGCCAAGGGTCCCGACGTCACGCGTGGCGCGCACTTCGTCAGCGTGCTGGCGCTGGCGTGGCCGGATGGTCATGTCGAATGGTTCGAGGGGCGTGCCGAGGGTACGCTGACTTGGCCGCCGCGCGGGAATGTCGGGTTCGGCTACGATCCGGTATTCGTGCCGCTGGGTTACAACCAGACTTATGCGGAGCTGCCGCACGAGACGAAGAACGCGATCAGCCATCGGAACGAGGCGTTCAAGCTGCTGGAAGCTGCGGTGTTCTGA
- a CDS encoding threonine synthase, with amino-acid sequence MNQNLTADRQTFVTHLECSITSERYEAEQLHGLSRAGRPLLVRYDLDAVRSTISRDTIEARPTDLWRWRELLPVRHTSNIVSLGEIETPLVPLTKSGGLNVLVKDEGRLPTGSFKARGLVMAVAMAKELGVTKIAMPTNGNAGAALAAYATRCGIETIVFCPDDTPEINVREIAMQGARVWRVNGLIDDCGAIVGKGAAEGRWFDFSTLKEPYRIEGKKTMGLELAAQFGWKLPDAIFYPTGGGTGLIGMWKAFDELEKLGWIGSERPKMFAVQASGCAPIVRAFEAGEEHAERWEDASTVAAGIRVPKAVGDFLILRAVRESGGQALAVGDPAILKAVDAAAKQDGLLLCPEGGATLAAYHQALNTGLVDEDDKVVLFNCATGLKYPMPETPQALDRTRPIDFDAL; translated from the coding sequence ATGAATCAGAACCTCACCGCCGATCGGCAGACCTTCGTCACGCATCTCGAATGCTCGATCACCAGCGAGCGGTATGAGGCGGAGCAGCTTCACGGACTGTCGCGCGCCGGACGTCCTTTGCTCGTCCGCTACGACCTCGACGCGGTCCGATCCACGATCTCGCGCGATACGATCGAAGCTCGCCCGACCGATCTGTGGCGGTGGCGCGAGCTGCTGCCCGTCCGCCACACGTCCAACATCGTCAGCCTCGGCGAGATCGAGACGCCACTCGTGCCGCTGACCAAGTCCGGCGGCCTCAACGTCCTCGTAAAGGACGAAGGCCGCCTCCCGACCGGCTCGTTCAAGGCGCGAGGCCTCGTCATGGCCGTCGCGATGGCGAAGGAGCTCGGCGTCACGAAGATCGCGATGCCGACCAACGGCAATGCGGGCGCGGCGCTGGCGGCCTATGCCACGCGCTGCGGGATCGAGACGATCGTGTTCTGCCCCGACGACACCCCCGAGATCAACGTCCGCGAGATCGCGATGCAGGGCGCGCGCGTCTGGCGCGTCAACGGCTTGATCGACGATTGCGGCGCGATCGTCGGCAAGGGGGCGGCAGAGGGCCGCTGGTTCGATTTCTCGACGTTGAAGGAGCCCTATCGGATCGAGGGCAAGAAGACGATGGGGCTCGAACTCGCTGCGCAGTTCGGCTGGAAGCTGCCGGACGCGATCTTCTACCCAACCGGCGGCGGTACCGGGCTGATCGGGATGTGGAAGGCGTTCGACGAACTCGAAAAGCTCGGCTGGATCGGCTCCGAGCGGCCCAAGATGTTCGCGGTACAGGCAAGCGGCTGCGCACCGATCGTCCGCGCGTTCGAGGCGGGCGAGGAGCATGCCGAGCGCTGGGAGGATGCGAGCACCGTCGCGGCCGGGATTCGCGTGCCGAAGGCGGTCGGCGACTTCCTGATCCTCCGCGCAGTGCGGGAGTCGGGCGGGCAGGCACTCGCGGTCGGCGATCCCGCGATCCTGAAGGCGGTCGACGCCGCGGCGAAGCAGGACGGCTTGCTGCTATGCCCGGAGGGCGGCGCGACGCTGGCGGCGTATCATCAGGCGCTGAACACCGGGCTGGTCGACGAGGACGACAAGGTCGTACTTTTCAACTGCGCGACCGGTTTAAAATATCCGATGCCGGAAACGCCGCAAGCGCTTGATCGGACACGACCTATCGACTTCGACGCGCTGTAA
- the dnaK gene encoding molecular chaperone DnaK produces the protein MAKVIGIDLGTTNSCVSVMEGGKPKVIENSEGARTTPSIVAFAKDGERLVGQPAKRQAVTNGDNTIFAVKRLIGRRFDDPITKKDTELVPYKISRGPNGDAWVSAGGKDYSPSQISAFTLQKMKETAESYLGETVTQAVITVPAYFNDAQRQATKDAGQIAGLEVLRIINEPTAAALAYGLDKQDGKTIAVYDLGGGTFDISVLEIGDGVFEVKATNGDTFLGGEDFDNKIVQYLADEFKKAEGIDLAKDKLALQRLKEAAEKAKIELSSAQSTEVNLPFITADQNGPKHLVKSITRADLERMVEDLVKRTLEPCRKALADGGLKPEDISEVVLVGGMTRMPRVREVVKQFFGKEPHTGVNPDEVVAMGAAIQAGVLQGDVKDVLLLDVTPLSLGIETLGGVFTRMIDRNTTIPTKKSQTYSTADDNQGAVTIRVFQGEREMAADNKMLGNFDLVGIPPAPRGVPQIEVTFDIDANGLVSVSAKDKGTGKEQQIRIQASGGLSDNDIDQMVRDAETFAEEDKKRRAGAEAKNNAESLVHTTERQLADNGDKVDDALKAEIQAAIDATKAAVESGDADAMTEKSTALAQVAMKLGQAIYEKQAQADASPSADGDAAKKDDDVVDAEFSEVDDNPKA, from the coding sequence ATGGCTAAAGTAATCGGTATCGATCTCGGCACGACCAACAGCTGCGTTTCCGTCATGGAAGGCGGCAAGCCCAAGGTCATCGAGAATTCCGAGGGCGCGCGCACCACGCCGTCGATCGTCGCGTTCGCCAAGGATGGCGAGCGACTGGTCGGCCAGCCGGCCAAGCGCCAGGCAGTGACGAACGGCGACAACACCATCTTCGCGGTGAAGCGCCTGATCGGCCGTCGCTTCGACGATCCGATCACCAAGAAGGACACCGAGCTGGTCCCGTACAAGATCTCGCGCGGCCCGAACGGCGACGCCTGGGTCTCGGCCGGCGGCAAGGATTACTCGCCGTCGCAGATCTCGGCGTTCACGCTGCAGAAGATGAAGGAAACCGCCGAGTCGTATCTCGGCGAGACGGTCACGCAGGCGGTCATCACCGTGCCCGCCTACTTCAACGACGCCCAGCGCCAGGCGACCAAGGACGCCGGCCAGATCGCCGGCCTCGAAGTGCTGCGCATCATCAACGAGCCGACCGCGGCAGCGCTGGCCTACGGCCTCGACAAGCAGGACGGCAAGACGATCGCGGTCTACGATCTCGGCGGCGGTACGTTCGACATCTCGGTGCTCGAGATCGGCGACGGCGTGTTCGAGGTGAAGGCCACCAACGGCGACACCTTCCTCGGTGGTGAGGATTTCGACAACAAGATCGTCCAGTACCTGGCCGACGAGTTCAAGAAGGCCGAGGGCATCGACCTCGCCAAGGACAAGCTCGCGCTGCAGCGTCTGAAGGAGGCGGCCGAGAAGGCGAAGATCGAGCTCAGCTCGGCGCAGTCGACCGAGGTCAACCTGCCCTTCATCACCGCGGACCAGAACGGCCCGAAGCATCTGGTGAAGTCGATCACCCGCGCCGACCTGGAGCGGATGGTCGAGGACCTGGTCAAGCGCACGCTCGAGCCTTGCCGCAAGGCGCTCGCCGATGGTGGCCTGAAGCCCGAGGACATCTCGGAAGTCGTCCTGGTCGGCGGCATGACGCGCATGCCGCGCGTCCGTGAAGTCGTGAAGCAGTTCTTCGGCAAGGAGCCGCACACGGGCGTCAACCCGGACGAGGTCGTCGCAATGGGCGCCGCGATCCAGGCAGGCGTGCTGCAGGGCGACGTCAAGGACGTGCTGCTGCTCGACGTGACGCCGCTGTCGCTCGGCATCGAGACGCTGGGTGGCGTGTTCACCCGGATGATCGATCGCAACACGACGATCCCGACCAAGAAGTCGCAGACCTACTCGACCGCCGACGACAACCAGGGCGCGGTCACGATCCGCGTGTTCCAGGGCGAGCGCGAGATGGCGGCCGACAACAAGATGCTCGGCAATTTCGATCTCGTCGGCATCCCGCCCGCACCGCGCGGCGTGCCGCAGATCGAAGTCACGTTCGACATCGACGCGAACGGTCTCGTCAGCGTGTCGGCAAAGGACAAGGGCACCGGCAAGGAGCAGCAGATCCGCATCCAGGCATCGGGTGGCCTGTCCGACAACGACATCGACCAGATGGTCCGCGATGCCGAAACCTTCGCCGAGGAGGACAAGAAGCGTCGTGCGGGCGCCGAGGCGAAGAACAACGCCGAGTCGTTGGTTCACACCACCGAGCGTCAGCTTGCTGACAACGGCGACAAGGTTGACGACGCGCTCAAGGCCGAGATCCAGGCCGCGATCGACGCGACCAAGGCTGCGGTCGAGAGTGGCGATGCGGATGCGATGACCGAGAAGAGCACCGCGCTCGCCCAGGTCGCGATGAAGCTCGGCCAGGCGATCTACGAGAAGCAGGCCCAGGCGGACGCGTCGCCGTCGGCCGACGGTGACGCGGCCAAGAAGGACGACGACGTCGTCGACGCCGAGTTCTCGGAAGTCGACGACAACCCGAAGGCGTAA
- a CDS encoding copper chaperone PCu(A)C: MRIVFGLGVAAMALASCSQPKELSVDGAYIRLGAVTGRPAAAYFTVHGGPTPATLISVTTDVAIKAEMHETRAKDGVTSMAPLARVEIPANTDVAFAPGGRHVMLFNMNPGIKPGARAMLTFAFADGTRILGNANVVVAGAPAGTATAK, encoded by the coding sequence ATGCGTATCGTTTTCGGACTGGGTGTTGCCGCGATGGCACTGGCGTCGTGTTCGCAGCCCAAGGAGTTGTCGGTCGACGGTGCCTATATCCGGCTGGGCGCGGTGACCGGACGCCCGGCGGCGGCGTATTTCACGGTGCACGGCGGGCCGACCCCGGCGACGCTGATCTCGGTCACCACCGATGTCGCGATCAAGGCCGAGATGCACGAGACGAGGGCGAAGGACGGCGTGACCTCGATGGCGCCGCTTGCGCGCGTCGAGATCCCAGCGAACACGGACGTCGCGTTCGCGCCGGGCGGGCGGCACGTGATGCTGTTCAACATGAACCCGGGGATCAAGCCGGGCGCGCGGGCGATGCTGACGTTCGCGTTCGCGGACGGGACGCGGATCCTGGGCAATGCGAACGTTGTCGTGGCGGGCGCTCCAGCGGGGACTGCGACGGCGAAGTGA
- a CDS encoding vgr related protein gives MKRALTEGETALAASVFGGAIDYTQVSLARRKWAFFQPRDTVMAPRGCIHFHPKGDLWCDDFAHAHLTLQGLFIHEMTHIWQHQRGVFLPLARHPWCRYDYAFRPGVALHRYGIEQQGEIVRHAFLLRAGAKVAGAPPLEQYETVLPFTPTHHSNTPRHPDESQDPEPRSAR, from the coding sequence GTGAAGCGTGCGCTGACCGAGGGCGAGACTGCGCTTGCGGCGTCGGTCTTCGGGGGCGCGATCGACTATACGCAGGTGAGCCTGGCGCGGCGTAAATGGGCGTTCTTCCAGCCGCGCGACACGGTGATGGCGCCGCGCGGCTGCATCCACTTTCATCCCAAGGGCGATCTGTGGTGCGACGACTTCGCGCACGCACACCTGACGCTGCAGGGGCTGTTCATCCACGAGATGACGCATATCTGGCAGCATCAGCGGGGCGTGTTCCTGCCGTTGGCGCGGCATCCGTGGTGCCGGTACGATTATGCGTTCCGGCCGGGGGTGGCGCTGCATCGTTACGGGATCGAGCAGCAGGGTGAAATCGTGCGGCATGCTTTCCTGCTGCGTGCGGGGGCGAAGGTGGCGGGGGCGCCGCCGCTTGAGCAGTACGAGACGGTGCTGCCGTTTACGCCTACCCACCATTCCAACACACCCCGTCATCCTGACGAAAGTCAGGACCCAGAGCCACGATCGGCGCGCTGA
- the hrcA gene encoding heat-inducible transcriptional repressor HrcA, whose product MATPPVTELTDRARDIFRAVVDSYLASGTPVGSKTIAQLTGLSLSPASIRGVMGELEGLGLLASPHTSAGRMPTDRGLRLFVDGMMQAMEPSFEERQTIEARAGVGGPVEEALAATTLALSGLSACAGLVMVPKRELKLRQIAFVALSPEQALAVLVSEDGSVENRVIALPKGMSASALIEAGNYMSATLGGLTLAEARGRIERELTDGQAALDGAARTLVERGIAVWSEDADRRPVLIVRGQGRLIDAAAAADLDRVRDLLDDLEGKQEVASLLDSARAGDSTRIFIGAETKLFALSGSSVIARPFRGLDGRVVGVVGVIGPTRLNYARVVPMVDFTAATLARLMG is encoded by the coding sequence ATGGCCACGCCCCCCGTCACCGAACTGACCGATCGCGCACGCGACATTTTTCGTGCGGTGGTCGACAGCTATCTCGCCAGCGGCACGCCGGTCGGGTCGAAGACGATCGCGCAGCTGACCGGCCTCAGCCTTTCGCCCGCCTCGATTCGCGGCGTGATGGGTGAGCTGGAGGGGCTGGGGTTGCTCGCCAGCCCGCATACCAGCGCCGGCCGGATGCCGACCGACCGCGGGCTTCGTCTGTTCGTCGACGGCATGATGCAGGCGATGGAGCCCTCGTTCGAGGAGCGTCAGACGATCGAGGCGCGCGCCGGCGTCGGTGGCCCGGTCGAGGAGGCGCTCGCCGCGACCACGCTCGCGCTCTCCGGGCTGTCGGCGTGCGCAGGGCTGGTGATGGTGCCCAAGCGCGAACTCAAACTCCGCCAGATCGCGTTCGTCGCGCTGTCGCCGGAGCAGGCGCTGGCGGTTCTGGTCAGCGAGGATGGTTCGGTCGAGAACCGCGTGATCGCGCTGCCCAAGGGCATGTCGGCGTCCGCGCTGATCGAGGCGGGCAATTACATGTCGGCGACGCTCGGCGGCCTGACGCTGGCCGAAGCGCGCGGCCGGATCGAACGCGAGCTGACGGATGGACAAGCGGCACTCGACGGCGCGGCACGGACTTTGGTCGAGCGCGGCATCGCGGTGTGGAGCGAGGATGCGGATCGCCGCCCGGTGCTGATCGTGCGCGGGCAGGGGCGGTTGATCGATGCCGCCGCCGCGGCCGATCTCGACCGGGTCCGCGACCTGCTCGACGATCTTGAGGGAAAGCAGGAAGTCGCATCGCTTCTAGACAGTGCGCGGGCCGGCGATTCGACACGGATTTTCATCGGCGCGGAGACCAAATTGTTCGCGTTGTCAGGGTCTTCGGTCATCGCGCGACCGTTCCGTGGATTGGACGGCCGGGTAGTCGGCGTGGTCGGTGTGATCGGCCCCACGCGGTTGAACTATGCGCGCGTCGTGCCCATGGTGGATTTCACGGCTGCAACGCTCGCCCGGTTGATGGGTTGA
- the rph gene encoding ribonuclease PH: MRPSGRAPDQMRAITIEPRFTKHAEGSVLIGFGDTKVLVTASVEEKVPPFMRGKGEGWVTAEYGMLPRATNTRNNREAAKGKQSGRTQEIQRLIGRSLRAVVDLKLLGERQIVIDCDVIQADGGTRTASISGGWVALRLAIDGLLASGKLTADPLTQKVAAISCGIYQGNPVLDLDYIEDSGADADANFVLLENGNIAEAQATAEGATYDEEALLRLLRLARIGCTDIFAAQAKAVAK; this comes from the coding sequence ATGCGCCCATCCGGCCGCGCCCCAGACCAGATGCGTGCGATCACGATCGAGCCGCGCTTCACCAAGCATGCCGAGGGCTCCGTCCTGATCGGCTTCGGCGACACCAAGGTGCTGGTCACCGCCAGCGTCGAGGAGAAGGTGCCGCCGTTCATGCGCGGCAAGGGCGAAGGCTGGGTGACGGCCGAATACGGCATGCTCCCGCGCGCCACGAACACGCGCAACAACCGCGAGGCCGCCAAGGGCAAGCAGTCGGGCCGCACGCAGGAAATCCAGCGGCTGATCGGTCGCAGCCTTCGCGCGGTCGTCGACCTGAAGCTGCTCGGCGAGCGCCAGATCGTGATCGACTGCGACGTGATCCAGGCCGACGGCGGCACGCGCACCGCGTCGATCTCGGGCGGCTGGGTCGCGCTGCGGCTCGCGATCGACGGCCTGCTGGCGAGCGGCAAGCTCACCGCCGACCCGCTGACGCAGAAGGTCGCGGCGATCAGCTGCGGCATCTACCAAGGCAATCCGGTGCTGGACCTCGACTATATCGAGGATTCGGGCGCGGACGCGGATGCGAACTTCGTGCTGCTCGAGAACGGCAACATCGCCGAGGCACAGGCGACCGCCGAGGGCGCGACCTATGACGAGGAGGCGCTTCTACGCCTGCTGCGTCTCGCGCGAATTGGCTGCACCGACATCTTCGCGGCGCAGGCCAAGGCAGTCGCCAAGTGA